In Deinococcus aquaedulcis, the genomic window CTGTCGGGCGCGCGTGTGCCGCCTCGCGGCCTTCGGTGGCCTGCCCCCCGCGCACTCCCCTTCTCGTCTGCTGCGCTTCAGCTCTCCCCCCTGCCGAAGCATTTTGCTGCTGTCAAGCGGGGCCGCTTGCCGGCCCCAAGTCGCAACCCGGCCGCCCTTTGGCCGGGTTTGACAGCTTCCCTGGGGGCCGTCGGGGTTGATCCTTGAGGCGCAGCCGAAGGAAAAAATGCTGGCGCCTTTCCCTGCATTTTTCCTTCGGCTGATGCCCGTCCGGCGAGGACACCGCTGTTTGCTGTTGTGCTGTGGGCGGGCCTGAACGTGGCCGACGAGCCGCCTCTAGGCCGGCGGGCAGGCCCGCCCCGCCCCTGGTCCGCCCTGCGGCCAGGGGCTTTGATGCGGTGCGGCCTCTGGCCGCGCTGCGTCCTTCGGCCCGCCCCTCAGGGCCGAACACCGGCCCCTGGGCCGGTACGGGCCACGCAGCGTGGCGCCCCTGGGTGCCTGGGGTGGATGGGTTGCCGCCTTCCACCTGCAGGCCCTGCATCACCCACCTTCCTGGCGAGGTCAGGGACGGGAATGTGAAAAGGCCCCCTGCGGCGTGACGTGAGGAACGCCGCTGCCTTGGGGGCCTGGTCCCCGCAGGGGATTCACATGGACGGCCAGCCCCACTGGGGCTTTCCTGAAATCATAGAATCATGAAACAAAGAAGAGGGGTCAAAGCGACTTCTTTTCGTTTCCCGGGTACGCTAAGGCATGATCCGGCGCCTCTGGCTGACCCTCGCGGCCCTGACCCTGCCTTCTCTGGGGGGGGCGACCCCCGCCAGTGTCGCGCAGCAATTGGCGCAGACCCTCGGCGGGGTCACCCAGGCGTGCCCACCCGCGTATCCCCAGGCCAGCTGCGTGCGCGTCTCCGGAGACATGCTCACTGTGGCCAGCAAGATCTTCACCACCTTCCCGGCCCTCCTCCCCACCCCCTGGCGGGACGGACCAGAAGGCGGGCTCAGCACGGACATCGAGCAGGGCGCCACCACCCTCTTGGTGATTCCACGCGGTGACGCGCAGGCGCTGCTGGTCCTGCAGGCCAGCGCCCCTACGGCCACACCAGCCCCCACGCACCTCACGCCCTTTACCATCGACAACCCCGCCGGGAGCTATTTCGTCATCCTTGACGGGGATCAGCCGGTGCGAGATCCGGCGGCCTTGAAGCCCGGCACGTACCCCATGATCGTCAGTGCCAGCGGCAAGGCCACCCAGCGCGTCACCTTGACCGTCCCTGCGACCGGTCTGAACCGATTAACGGTCCCAGCGCTCAATGCCGCCCCCACCCGAGCCGACCGCGCCGGACTCCAGCTGCCGGTAGCCCCCGGGTATGTGTTCATCGTCTTCACGGGCGGCGGGACGCCCGTGCTGGACCTTGCGGACCTGCTGCCGGGGTCTTACGACGTGCGGAGCTACCTCAGCGGCGTGGTGGGCCCGGTGGCATACCTGCAGGAGCTGAAACTCGGCACCACCCTGACCCCCACCTTTCAGGGCAAGTTCCAGACGACGGTGACCGCCGCCCCCACCTTTACCGCGCCGGTGCCAGTCGCCACGCCGAGCGCCGCGCCGTCTTCAAGCGGGATGTGCTGGGTGAACGGGTACCGCCGCAGCAACGGTACATATGTCAGTGGGTACTACCGGCGCTGCTGATGGGCTGGTCCTCAGACCCATAAGCTGTCGCCTGCAGAACCTCCATGTTGGAAACTAAGCTGACTTGGGGATGAGGCAAAGCGCATGCTGCTCGCGCACCTCGTCTATGCGCTCCAGGTCCTCCGCTTCCAGGTCACCGGATTTGACCAGCGCCTTGACCTTGTTCGTGTCAATGACCGCCACCTCGAACACGGCTGCGTCTCCGTAGAAGTCCCGGAACTGATCGAGCGGGTACGTGACCTTGCGCGTGGTCTGGAGCCGCGCCCGGTACAGATCCGTCTCCGGCGTATGCCCATCCAGCATCGCCGCCTTGATGTCGTTGCTGAGGGCGGTTTTCTCCTCTTCAAGACCAGAGATGGTGTCGCGCAGCATGGCAAAACGCTCTAATTTCTCGTCCAGGGTCAGGTCGGCGTGGTCGGGGAAGGTCGTCTTGGGCATGGCATTTCTCCTTTGGCGGGTCGTGGATGGGGCGAAGTGGTGGCGCTGCCTCTCCCCTGCTGATGATCTGGTCTCCGTCTTAATGCAGCGCTGGGGCTGGCCTGTCTTCTGGAGACCGGCGTGCACTGGTGAGGGTGACGTCCATGTTGGCCAGCCGCATCTCTTGGATGGCCTGAGCCCAGCTGCGGTAGGCGGCCGCGTCGTCGGTCCACGCCTCGGCAAGGGCGGTCAGCTCCTCGGCCTCTGAGATTGGCGTCATACCTCCCCCCGCACCATCCGGGCATAGAGCTGCGGGTACTGCGTCTCAATCACCACGGCCACCTGCACAGGATCGGCGCCCTCGAACGGCACGAAGTGGGCGCACAGCGCTCCCTGAATGTCCTGCTCGTACCACCCGCTCTCCTGGCGCACGTCGGCGGGAATACGCGCATTGACCTCTGGCGCCAGGTGGTAACCGCCGTGGCGGTGGGTGGTCACGTAAACCACTCCGGGCATCACGTCCTCGCGCTCCAGCACCGGCCCCCAGGGACTGGCATCAACAGGGAGGGGGGAAGGGCTCATGCCTCGCTCCTCGGTTCCCTGACTTCGGGAGGGGGCGAGGCCTCCCACGTGTCCAGATCGAGCACCTGGTCCAGGGGCTCTCCGAAGGGCCAGGCCGGCACCTGCAAGCGGGGGGCGTGGGGTTCAAGCAGCTGGCGCAACATGTCCCAGTCCTGCGCTGGTTCGGCCGCACAGACGGCCTCGTGCACCACCCGCAGCAGGGCCGAGGCGCGGCGCTCGTCGCCCGCTTCGAGCACGGCGGCCGCCGTGTGCAGGGCGTCACCAAACTGGCGCAGCAGCTGGGCGGTGGAAGCAGGGTTGCTGGTGGGTTCCGTCATGATCATCACCTCGGGGAAAAGGGACTTCAGGCCGCGTGCTCATCCTGTTCCTGGCGGACCCAGGGCTCTTGTCTGTCGTACCGGTAGGCACTGGCCACTGCCTGCCGGGCTTCTTTAAGGGTGAACTGACCGTGGCGCAGATCCGCTACCAGTCCCACGTACTCTTCGACGTGGCGTTCAGCGGCACTCTGGAGGTAGCCGTTGGCATGCATCCACAGCCCGAACATAAATGCGCCCTTGTTCCTGGATTCGCTGGCGTATTCGGCCGCACGGTCAATCATCAGCCACACCGGCACCTGGTCGTCCTCGTTGCCCGGCGCCGTGCCCTCGCTGCGACTGGCCTTCGCCACCGGCGCCGGGCGCACCAGGCCCAGGGCGGCGCGCAGCGGGTAGATCACGCCGTCCACCGTCACTTCTTCCGGCACGGCCTCGATGTCCAGGGCCCGGCGAACGTCCGTGCGGCGGTAGGTGCCGGCGCGGTTGCGGGATGGCGGGGCCATGATGTAGCCGCCGTCGCCGCGCACATCAAAGCCGGGGGGTAGGGTGCCGCCCGCGTGACTGGCGTTGCTGGCCACGTACCAGCCGGGGTGCTTGAGGTACAGGTGCGCGCCGCCGCTCGGGGTCAGCACGTGGGGGGCCCAGCCCAGTTCCTGCAGGAGCCCCAGGCCGGCCGGGTCCACGTCAATGACCACCCAGCCAGACACCTGACCCGTCACAATCCCCAGGCCCCGGGCGCGGTGTTCCAGATACCAGGCCTCCAGCTCCTCACGCGTGGGCAGACGGCGCTGCATTTCCTTCCAGCTGCTCCGGCGCTTGCCCTCGCGGTTGATCGTGAAATGGCCGGTCGCTTTCAGGGCCTCATGGTGGGGTTGCTTGGCCTTGGGGCTGATCCCGCCCCCCGTGGGGATGACGGACAGACCGCGTTCTACCCGTACGCAGGCTTCTTTAAACATCTGCTCAGGTTCGTCGCTATACACCGTCATCCTCCTCCATGGTTTCAGGAAATCAAGAAATAATTACTTAAGGTCGGGGTGGTTTTTTGCGAGGTACTCGGCGAGGGCGTCTTCCAGCAGCTCATACTGCTTGCGGCGTTCCTCTGCGGCCGCTTTCTTCAGCAGCACCTTGGTCTTGCCGTACAGGGTGGTGCTGAAGGGTTCAAGCTTTTCTTCCACCTGGACGACCGGCGCGGCTGGCGCTGGCGCCGCCGGCTTACTGAGTTCCCCGAGCGCGCCGAACCGGGCCTTGCTGGGCTTAGACATGGCTCAGGACCTCGCGGGCCACGCTGCCGTAATCCAAGCTGACCAGCTTGGCGTAGCGGTTGCTGGTGTATGCCTCCAGGGGCTGGCGGCGGTCGGAGACGTCTCCAACGGCGGTGCTGTGGCGAACAATGCTCGTCATGACCGGCACCCCCTGCTCGGCCAGGGCGTCGCGCAGTTCCTCACCGCGGCCACCAACGTTCGCCACAATCAGCACCCGGTAGTTCTGAATGCCAGCATCAATCAGGGGCTGCAGCGTGCGCAGCAGGCCAGTGGCGCTCACACCGTCAGGTTTGGTGGGGATGATCAGCAGGGCGCTGTTCCGGGCCAGGGTCACCAGGTCGTCACCTTGCTCGTTGCCTTTGGTATCCAGCACCACGTATTCGCAACTGGCCGTGTGCTCCGGGCGCACGTCGCTGTAGGGCATCGCATCAAAGGTCCAGCCTTCGTAGTCTCCACCGCGCCAGTACACCGCACATTGCAGCTTCTCGTCGGCGTCCAGAAGCAGGGTCTTACCCTTTCGCCCAAGATGCTGGGCCAAGTGGATCGAGGTCGTGGTCTTGCCCACGCCCCCCTTCATGTTTCCGACGCTGATGATCTTGGGCATAAGTCATTTTACCATGAAACCATGAATTCATGCAAGCATGAAAAGTCGTAAAAGCCCGTTCTGGCCGATGAAAAAGCGCCCACATCTGGGCGCGTCATCAGACAGAGGAGAGAGGGGTTGGGGAAAGGCCGCCTACAAAGGCAGGCGGCGCGTGGTCTTGACCGGGGGGTCACTGGTGAGGGGGTTAGTCCTCTTCCAGCTCCTCACTGTCCGGCGCCGGGATGGGGCCACTGGTGGTCTCGTCGTCGTGCCGCTCATCGCCGCTGTACATGGGTCGCCTCCTGGGGGCAGGCCCGGCACCTGGCCGGGCCGGGTGGGGTCAGTCGTCCAGTTCGCCGGTCTCCCGGCAGAATTCGCGCCAGTTGGGTCGCAGCAGCTGGGCGCAGCTGTTGTATTCGTTGCCGCACTGGCAGGTGGTGGTGTCACCCCCGGAGAGGTCCAAGGCTGTGCCGCAGCTGCAGCGGATAGTGCCAAGGTGCCAGTGGTCGCTGGTGAAGTCCTCTACGCCGTGGTCCACCATAGTTCCGGCGGCCACCTCAGTGAGCGCGCGGGCGTAATTGTCGCGGGCAGCATCGGTGTTGAAGACGACATTGCCCGTCATCTCGTCCACGTCAAACAT contains:
- a CDS encoding DUF7007 domain-containing protein, yielding MSPSPLPVDASPWGPVLEREDVMPGVVYVTTHRHGGYHLAPEVNARIPADVRQESGWYEQDIQGALCAHFVPFEGADPVQVAVVIETQYPQLYARMVRGEV
- a CDS encoding ParA family protein, with translation MPKIISVGNMKGGVGKTTTSIHLAQHLGRKGKTLLLDADEKLQCAVYWRGGDYEGWTFDAMPYSDVRPEHTASCEYVVLDTKGNEQGDDLVTLARNSALLIIPTKPDGVSATGLLRTLQPLIDAGIQNYRVLIVANVGGRGEELRDALAEQGVPVMTSIVRHSTAVGDVSDRRQPLEAYTSNRYAKLVSLDYGSVAREVLSHV
- a CDS encoding bifunctional DNA primase/polymerase gives rise to the protein MTVYSDEPEQMFKEACVRVERGLSVIPTGGGISPKAKQPHHEALKATGHFTINREGKRRSSWKEMQRRLPTREELEAWYLEHRARGLGIVTGQVSGWVVIDVDPAGLGLLQELGWAPHVLTPSGGAHLYLKHPGWYVASNASHAGGTLPPGFDVRGDGGYIMAPPSRNRAGTYRRTDVRRALDIEAVPEEVTVDGVIYPLRAALGLVRPAPVAKASRSEGTAPGNEDDQVPVWLMIDRAAEYASESRNKGAFMFGLWMHANGYLQSAAERHVEEYVGLVADLRHGQFTLKEARQAVASAYRYDRQEPWVRQEQDEHAA